One Roseburia rectibacter DNA window includes the following coding sequences:
- a CDS encoding DUF6591 domain-containing protein produces MKRTLKTLMILVMAMLLMTGCGSDKSEESNVTSDANTDINSTVSESEDDIKYSDLLPVTEDYFKNGEVAIIEPDGGSQYYFRVTNFTDDEYEAYVEACKAAGFDDVHYEGDIGTDDKMYLAYALNRKYYLDITTNNEIKAVDISCQIVDESETTETESIQATETEVTEIESTENSTTMSTDTESSAQTDATVSSTDIIRPEFKEAMDNYEAFFDEYCEFMKKYNESDDTTSLLADYASYMVKYTDTMQKMNNISEDELTDVEVAYYAEVSARISAKLIEAGAQQ; encoded by the coding sequence ATGAAAAGAACGTTAAAAACATTAATGATTCTGGTCATGGCAATGTTGTTAATGACTGGATGCGGAAGTGACAAGAGTGAAGAGAGTAATGTAACATCTGATGCAAATACAGATATAAACTCAACAGTATCTGAATCCGAAGACGATATCAAGTATTCAGATCTTTTACCGGTTACAGAGGATTATTTCAAAAACGGTGAAGTGGCAATCATAGAACCAGATGGTGGCAGTCAATATTATTTTCGCGTTACCAATTTTACAGATGATGAGTACGAAGCATATGTTGAAGCTTGTAAGGCAGCTGGCTTTGATGATGTTCATTACGAGGGGGATATTGGAACTGATGATAAGATGTATTTAGCATATGCGCTTAATAGAAAATATTATTTAGACATAACGACCAATAATGAAATAAAAGCAGTTGACATATCTTGTCAAATTGTTGACGAATCAGAAACAACAGAGACCGAAAGTATACAAGCAACTGAAACAGAAGTGACAGAAATAGAGTCGACTGAAAACAGTACAACAATGTCAACCGATACTGAGAGTTCAGCACAAACCGACGCAACAGTTAGTAGTACAGACATTATTAGACCGGAATTTAAAGAAGCAATGGATAACTACGAAGCATTCTTTGATGAATACTGTGAGTTTATGAAAAAATATAATGAATCTGACGATACAACATCATTGCTTGCCGACTATGCGAGTTACATGGTCAAGTATACAGATACTATGCAGAAGATGAACAATATCAGTGAAGACGAATTAACAGATGTCGAGGTTGCGTATTACGCAGAAGTATCAGCAAGGATATCTGCAAAACTGATAGAGGCAGGAGCACAACAATAA
- a CDS encoding PD-(D/E)XK nuclease family protein: protein MNFNKHSKLEGQHAFLGASKYHWINYDEEKIAESYLRFKATQQGTIYHAFAAQCISLGQKLPKSAKTLNMYVNDAIGFRMIPEQVLYYSDNCFGTADSICFRNRMLRIHDLKTGVIPAHMEQLEIYTALFCLEYGIKPSDIDIELRIYQNDEIFYHNPEADEIVPIMDKIITFNKVLNKIKEQEG, encoded by the coding sequence ATGAACTTCAACAAACATTCCAAACTTGAAGGGCAGCACGCTTTTCTTGGAGCCAGTAAATATCACTGGATTAATTACGATGAAGAAAAAATAGCAGAATCTTATTTGAGATTCAAAGCGACTCAGCAGGGAACAATTTATCATGCATTTGCAGCACAATGTATATCACTTGGACAGAAGCTCCCGAAATCTGCAAAAACTTTGAATATGTATGTGAATGATGCAATTGGATTTCGGATGATTCCAGAACAGGTGCTATATTATTCCGATAATTGTTTTGGAACAGCTGATTCAATATGTTTTCGGAATCGAATGTTACGTATTCATGATTTGAAAACAGGTGTGATTCCAGCACATATGGAACAGCTTGAGATATATACAGCTTTATTTTGTTTGGAGTATGGAATTAAGCCATCTGACATTGATATTGAGTTGCGAATATACCAAAATGATGAAATTTTTTATCACAATCCGGAAGCTGATGAAATTGTTCCAATAATGGATAAGATCATAACTTTTAATAAAGTGCTTAACAAGATTAAGGAACAGGAGGGATAA
- a CDS encoding DUF6591 domain-containing protein: MKRTLKTLMILVMAMLLMTGCRNGKSEESNVISDANTDINTDVNEDGGTFNTGKDYPIDIKDIDWRVESGIIDGQNTVAFSYTNNSSYTICDVEMKFTQKPDVTDDQRSVFDALAAERDWTDDDVKAIYILGYNRHFADPGETAESTACVINGTYTLVENIQQYELMEPDSVEVAYIGDNNKMYMMTYDFKNNQQSYTLDEGQDIFEWSDSDISKLIPKTKFRVVNVDVDNTDVFAFSGYGVTHDEYIKYIDDCKKNGFTDIEADSTSNSDNSYYKAYNTNGYFVTAGYSSESDKISVFVSNDAETTTE, encoded by the coding sequence ATGAAAAGAACGTTAAAAACATTAATGATTCTGGTCATGGCAATGTTGTTAATGACTGGATGTAGAAATGGTAAGAGTGAAGAGAGTAATGTAATATCTGATGCCAATACAGATATAAATACTGATGTAAACGAAGATGGCGGTACGTTCAATACAGGTAAAGACTATCCAATTGATATTAAAGACATTGATTGGAGGGTTGAAAGCGGGATAATAGATGGACAAAATACAGTAGCTTTTAGTTATACAAATAATAGTTCATATACTATTTGTGATGTAGAAATGAAATTCACACAAAAACCAGATGTTACAGATGATCAGCGCTCAGTATTTGATGCACTGGCAGCAGAACGAGACTGGACTGATGATGACGTGAAAGCTATTTATATTTTGGGATATAATAGACATTTTGCAGATCCAGGGGAAACAGCTGAAAGCACCGCTTGTGTGATTAATGGGACATATACATTAGTTGAAAACATTCAGCAATATGAATTAATGGAGCCTGATTCAGTTGAGGTAGCATATATTGGTGACAACAATAAGATGTATATGATGACATATGATTTTAAAAATAATCAACAATCATATACATTAGATGAAGGCCAAGATATTTTTGAATGGTCCGATAGCGATATAAGCAAACTTATTCCTAAAACAAAGTTCAGAGTAGTAAATGTTGATGTTGATAATACTGATGTATTTGCTTTCTCTGGATATGGGGTAACCCATGATGAGTACATAAAATATATTGACGACTGCAAGAAAAATGGTTTTACAGATATAGAGGCTGATAGTACAAGTAATTCTGACAATAGTTATTACAAAGCCTATAATACAAATGGCTACTTTGTTACGGCAGGTTATTCTTCAGAAAGCGATAAAATTTCAGTGTTCGTTAGCAATGATGCTGAAACAACTACCGAGTGA